In a single window of the Microcaecilia unicolor unplaced genomic scaffold, aMicUni1.1, whole genome shotgun sequence genome:
- the LOC115459135 gene encoding gap junction delta-2 protein-like codes for MGEWTILERLLEAAVQQHSTMIGRILLTVVVIFRILIVAIVGETVYEDEQTMFMCNTLQPGCNQACYDKAFPISHIRYWVFQIILVCTPSLCFITYSVHQSAKQKDHRYSFLYPLLEKDCVKESKKVKNVNGILLQNPDGSSKEEPDCPEIKEIPSTPLRTTKSSKVKRQEGISRFYIIQVVFRNALEIGFLAGQYVLYGFNVPAIFECDRYPCVKEVECYVSRPTEKTVFLVFMFAVSGICVLLNLAELNHLGWRKIKTAMRGVKARRKSTCEMRKKDLSPLAQVPTLGRTQSSESAYV; via the coding sequence GATACTCCTGACAGTTGTGGTCATCTTTCGGATTCTGATAGTTGCCATTGTTGGGGAGACGGTATACGAGGATGAACAAACCATGTTTATGTGCAATACCTTGCAGCCTGGGTGTAACCAGGCCTGCTATGATAAGGCCTTCCCCATCTCTCATATCCGCTACTGGGTCTTCCAGATCATTCTGGTCTGCACCCCAAGCCTCTGCTTCATCACTTATTCTGTCCATCAATCAGCCAAGCAGAAGGACCACCGCTACTCCTTCCTCTACCCACTTTTGGAGAAGGACTGTGTAAAGGAGAGCAAGAAAGTGAAGAATGTCAATGGGATTCTACTCCAGAACCCAGATGGGTCTTCCAAGGAGGAACCTGACTGCCCAGAAATCAAAGAAATTCCCAGCACTCCACTGAGAACCACAAAAAGCTCCAAGGTCAAGCGCCAAGAAGGCATCTCCCGCTTCTACATCATCCAGGTGGTTTTCAGGAATGCTCTGGAGATTGGCTTCTTGGCGGGGCAATATGTCCTCTATGGTTTTAATGTCCCCGCCATCTTTGAATGTGACAGATACCCCTGTGTCAAAGAGGTGGAGTGCTATGTGTCAAGACCCACTGAGAAGACAGTCTTCTTAGTCTTCATGTTTGCTGTCAGTGGGATTTGTGTGCTTCTCAACCTTGCCGAACTCAACCATCTAGGCTGGCGGAAAATCAAGACAGCCATGAGGGGGGTGAAAGCACGGAGGAAGTCTACCTGCGAAATGAGGAAGAAGGACCTGTCCCCTCTGGCTCAAGTGCCTACTCTGGGAAGGACACAGTCCAGTGAGTCAGCTTACGTTTGA